In one window of Prionailurus bengalensis isolate Pbe53 chromosome B3, Fcat_Pben_1.1_paternal_pri, whole genome shotgun sequence DNA:
- the LOC122469487 gene encoding corticosteroid-binding globulin-like, protein MLLSLCTCFLWLSTSDLWTVQAQDPDTDVSTRSPHRDLAPNNVDFAFTLYRHLVASAPGENVFISPLSISMALAMLSLGARGYTRAQLLQGLGFNLTKTSEAEIHQGFQHLNHIHKESDATLEMAMGNALFLDRSLELLESFSADSKHYYGLEILATDFEDWAGASRQINEYIENKTHGKIVNLLSKLDSSATLVLVNYIFFKGTWAQPFDPESTREENFYVNESTVVTMPTMFQSSPIKYLKDRVLPCQLVQLDYTGNGTVFFILPDEGKMDTVIAALSRDTIQRWSESLTISQVDLHVPKVSISGDYDLRAILRGMGIADWVNNGADFSGITREAQLKASKVVHKAMLQLSESGLEAAAPSGLMPNAATKPLAVHINRPFIVMIFDHFTWSSLFLGRVMNPT, encoded by the exons ATGCTGCTTTCCCTGTGCACCTGTTTCCTCTGGCTATCCACCAGTGACCTCTGGACCGTCCAGGCTCAGGACCCCGACACCGATGTGAGCACAAGGAGCCCTCACCGGGACTTGGCTCCAAACAATGTTGACTTTGCCTTTACCCTATATAGGCATCTAGTGGCTTCAGCTCCTGGCGAGAACGTCTTCATCTCTCCCTTGAGCATCTCCATGGCCTTAGCTATGTTGTCCCTGGGCGCCCGTGGCTACACACGGGCCCAGCTTCTCCAGGGCCTGGGCTTCAACCTCACCAAGACATCCGAAGCTGAGATCCACCAGGGTTTTCAGCACCTGAACCACATCCACAAGGAGTCAGATGCCACACTGGAGATGGCTATGGGTAACGCCTTGTTCCTTGACCGCAGCCTGGAGCTGCTGGAGTCGTTCTCGGCAGACAGCAAGCACTACTATGGGTTGGAGATCTTGGCTACAGATTTCGAGGACTGGGCTGGAGCCAGCAGACAAATCAATGAGTACATCGAAAATAAGACCCATGGGAAAATTGTGAACTTGTTATCGAAGCTGGATAGTTCAGCCACGCTCGTCCTGGTCAACTACATCTTCTTCAAAG gcaCGTGGGCACAGCCCTTCGACCCGGAAAGCACCAGGGAGGAGAACTTCTATGTGAACGAGAGCACCGTGGTGACCATGCCCACGATGTTCCAGTCGAGCCCCATCAAGTACCTGAAAGACCGGGTGCTCCCCTGCCAGCTGGTACAGCTGGACTACACGGGCAACGGGACCGTCTTCTTCATCCTCCCAGACGAGGGGAAGATGGACACAGTCATCGCCGCGCTGAGCAGGGACACCATTCAGAGGTGGTCTGAGTCGCTGACCATCAG CCAGGTGGACCTACACGTCCCAAAGGTGTCCATCTCTGGAGACTACGACCTCAGGGCCATCCTGAGGGGCATGGGCATTGCAGACTGGGTCAACAACGGGGCGGATTTCTCCGGCATCACCCGAGAGGCCCAGCTGAAGGCATCGAAG GTGGTCCACAAGGCTATGCTGCAGCTGAGTGAGAGCGGCCTGGAGGCAGCTGCCCCCTCCGGGCTCATGCCCAACGCGGCGACCAAGCCCCTTGCCGTCCACATCAACCGGCCCTTCATTGTCATGATCTTCGACCACTTCACGTGGAGCAGCCTTTTCCTGGGCAGGGTTATGAATCCGACCTAA